A genomic segment from Salvia splendens isolate huo1 chromosome 13, SspV2, whole genome shotgun sequence encodes:
- the LOC121762077 gene encoding protein ENHANCED DISEASE RESISTANCE 4-like: MTTQGNVQIRFVKCPRCRKILPELPELPMYKCGGCGITLQAKRRNPETNHTELPSQETVPAEEGQQDNVSGEMEGRSSNADLTDSPKVESSPDEGEIRRLDDFDNSVKLSHSRDALSGSPDITSPRDEGFSSEVRASFRNSRSAERHRGKSEDEHVDSVELSHNRDPSDCLPGSPDITSPQSEGFSSEIFRNLPLDRSPERYRGKSEDERDDSVEVSRERGASEGLSSCKTSPKEVKKSSEKTPLDRSPQKRRSNADDHEEWTAGSNSLDGLPSSGEISLEAEVAYTLEASEHVEQMKDGESDQVWTKGDGLVDEVQNLPEYEGQESGLTERIEENNALPENEGTTRTFLNDESSGEINHVGPTLPSAMISHEISIASTSAEVAGDGSRGLPVPKIPSTERSMSPKASAPVHAPRSPSRGSLVSFYLTTDDEQLDGSPREVARTFERFNSTDTLGSSHLGDHSSELNFRHGPAAFYQNSRSYYAYDGSESSYDGIDDQVREHFSHPSRKANDVGHIRAREKLRNGGFSGNSVAKSEAERAYRATSPLSRETHIPWHRGQNRTRLDSQGNVSRAPFPSRDHTAGRRPPVHRHNLLPPHPAFNLPEKSSYTDPEKIDLLRTVHHLKDQLERMQFNALPYLAAEREMYADVSHSGPCNRRNDHAKGYGERYNERRMAFSGEAAHFRHQASCSCLHCNQQDWQYRKNGHRAIHADHNCCGSSNSSSHHRYANSEPSSWGRETKPERLDEIRRLHLREKYSTAKRRLRPIAGGAPVLTCYHCSQLLQLPVDFLLFKKRYHQLMCNACHKVMKFSVVKGNHLVPYVADARAPPPSEAGDYSGGNIRRNMEPVPQSISCKHVESVSYSDEYGRSFCRSCSTEGEASADGAKGDSYDRKMSSGGGYYEDRKLKGVSKEGGESAGPSSRSVAWRNATTSVSEIEELPPLSNSPLHRLMGYSTPSKVFKRG; this comes from the exons ATGACTACTCAAGGGAACGTACAAATTCGATTCGTTAAATGCCCAAGGTGCCGGAAGATTCTACCAGAGTTGCCAGAGCTTCCAATGTACAAATGTGGAGGGTGTGGTATTACTCTCCAAG CTAAACGACGAAATCCGGAGACTAACCACACTGAATTACCCTCACAAGAAACAGTTCCTGCAGAAGAAGGCCAACAGGATAATGTTTCAGGAGAGATGGAAGGCAGAAGCTCAAATGCTGATTTAACTGATTCTCCTAAAGTTGAATCTTCGCCAGATGAAGGCGAGATACGACGTCTAGATGATTTTGACAACTCTGTGAAACTCTCTCACAGCAGAGATGCTCTCTCTGGTTCACCCGACATTACTAGTCCTCGGGATGAAGGTTTTTCCTCAGAAGTTCGAGCATCTTTCAGAAACAGCAGAAGTGCTGAAAGACATCGAGGCAAATCTGAAGATGAACATGTCGACTCTGTGGAACTCTCTCACAACAGAGATCCCTCCGACTGTCTTCCTGGTTCACCTGACATTACTAGTCCTCAGAGTGAAGGTTTTTCCTCAGAAATTTTCAGAAACCTCCCGTTGGACAGAAGTCCTGAAAGATATCGAGGTAAATCTGAAGATGAACGTGACGATTCTGTGGAAGTCTCTCGCGAAAGAGGTGCTTCGGAGGGTCTTTCTAGCTGTAAAACTTCTCCCAAAGAAGTTAAAAAATCATCAGAAAAAACTCCTTTAGACAGAAGCCCTCAAAAACGTCGAAGCAATGCTGATGACCATGAGGAATGGACTGCCGGTTCAAACTCTTTGGATGGACTACCTAGCTCGGGTGAGATCAGTCTCGAGGCTGAAGTAGCATATACCCTGGAAGCCAGTGAACATGTAGAGCAAATGAAAGACGGAGAATCAGACCAAGTTTGGACAAAAGGCGACGGCCTTGTTGATGAAGTTCAGAATTTGCCTGAATATGAAGGTCAAGAGAGTGGCTTGACGGAGAGGATTGAGGAAAACAATGCTCTGCCAGAAAATGAAGGAACGACTCGGACCTTCTTAAACGATGAATCTAGTGGCGAAATTAACCATGTCGGACCAACTTTGCCTTCTGCGATGATATCTCATGAAATCAGCATTGCATCAACATCAGCTGAGGTAGCTGGTGATGGCTCCAGAGGCCTTCCTGTTCCTAAAATCCCAAGTACTGAAAGGAGCATGAGTCCTAAAGCCAGTGCTCCGGTTCACGCTCCTAGGAGCCCCTCAAGAGGGAGTCTCGTGTCATTCTATCTTACGACTGATGATGAACAGCTCGATGGTTCTCCAAGAGAAGTTGCACGTACGTTTGAGAGATTTAACTCTACAGACACACTAGGAAGTTCACATCTCGGTGACCATAGCTCCGAGCTCAACTTTAGGCATGGACCCGCGGCTTTTTATCAGAACAGCAGGAGCTACTATGCTTATGATGGTAGTGAATCATCTTATGATGGAATTGATGATCAAGTCCGCGAACATTTTTCACATCCCTCGAGAAAGGCTAACGATGTGGGACATATCCGAGCCAGAGAAAAGCTCAGAAATGGTGGATTTAGTGGGAACAGCGTGGCGAAGAGTGAAGCTGAGAGGGCTTATCGGGCAACTAGTCCCTTGAGCCGTGAAACGCACATCCCTTGGCACAGAGGTCAGAATAGGACGAGACTCGATTCACAAGGAAATGTCTCGAGAGCGCCATTCCCTTCGAGAGATCACACTGCTGGCCGCAGACCTCCAGTTCATCGGCATAATTTGCTTCCACCCCATCCAGCTTTCAACTTACCCGAAAAGTCTTCATACACGGATCCAGAGAAAATCGATCTGTTGAGAACGGTACATCATCTGAAGGATCAGCTTGAGAGGATGCAATTCAATGCTCTTCCTTACTTAGCAGCTGAGAGGGAAATGTATGCAGATGTGAGTCATTCAGGCCCATGCAACAGACGAAACGATCATGCCAAAGGTTATGGTGAAAGATACAACGAGCGAAGAATGGCTTTCTCGGGCGAGGCTGCACATTTTCGACACCAGGCTAGCTGCTCTTGTTTGCACTGCAATCAGCAAGATTGGCAATACCGTAAAAATGGCCACCGTGCCATCCACGCTGACCATAACTGCTGCGGTAGCTCCAACTCCTCGAGCCACCACCGTTACGCCAACTCTGAGCCCTCCTCATGGGGCCGTGAGACAAAGCCTGAAAGGCTTGATGAGATCAGACGGTTGCACTTGAGGGAGAAATACAGCACAGCCAAGAGGCGCCTCCGTCCCATAGCCGGTGGAGCCCCGGTTCTCACTTGTTACCATTGTTCACAACTGCTCCAGCTGCCAGTGGACTTTCTCCTATTCAAGAAAAGGTATCATCAGCTGATGTGCAATGCTTGTCACAAGGTTATGAAGTTTTCGGTCGTAAAGGGAAATCATCTCGTTCCATACGTTGCTGATGCCCGTGCGCCTCCCCCTAGTGAGGCCGGTGACTACAGTGGTGGTAACATCCGGAGAAATATGGAACCGGTGCCCCAATCTATCTCCTGCAAACATGTTGAATCTGTATCGTACTCTGATGAGTACGGGCGGTCATTCTGTAGAAGCTGCTCCACCGAGGGAGAGGCCTCAGCTGATGGAGCCAAGGGAGACTCGTACGACAGAAAGATGTCGTCTGGAGGCGGTTATTATGAGGATCGGAAGCTGAAAGGTGTCTCAAAGGAAGGTGGTGAATCAGCTGGTCCTTCATCAAGAAGTGTGGCTTGGAGGAATGCGACTACATCGGTCTCGGAGATTGAAGAGCTGCCGCCATTGTCGAATTCTCCACTGCATCGGCTAATGGGGTATTCGACACCGAGCAAAGTGTTCAAACGAGGATGA
- the LOC121761078 gene encoding E3 ubiquitin-protein ligase SHPRH-like has product MGRRKQIRPRRTGGAVEAPPSESEFNKDGAAHHGKDGLAAAEEPFFVEIDKSSWGCVEHYDISEIVLMNLAVSEEFCGYKLSEEFYSDSNCFLRFKLSNVNEHLVRMKLGNWPVLRESDICLQFVMKRTVEEADTDVVVASGTVDGSDEGVTGLVHLASLKYLAVRPVLGVEFSKGLPSVSLRVEILGSVFDECESLLDNTRQLWKKSMMNVMAWLRPEVMTSEARYGYNGVTNMEADEVLVSDGDAQSSRQQVKFEVSSFYEAIKPSKDAPMLEDNLPGLLPELRPYQRRAAYWMVKREKGDFEHLGGKERSQIIAPLCMPLNLIDTSRRIYYNPFSGNVSLHGTCSPSYVSGGILADEMGLGKTIEVLSCIFAYQMPLSEAATNSDNPMQVERSQKCNLKRLKRERVECLCGAVTESYKYKGMWVQCDVCDAWQHADCVGYSVKRKGSKSRGADAGEKCQEVSVGNSRKSRKRKKDAEVVEMDKEHICQTCSSLMQAIESPIAAGATLIVCPTPILLQWHAEILRHTNPGSLRICIYGGVKQTSFSDEPVIDLDELLSADIVLTTYDVLKEDLPHDSERHEGDRRFMRYKKRYPVVPTLLTRVLWWRICLDEAQMVEGNAAAATELALRLHAKHRWCITGTPIQRKLDDLYGLLRFLGSSPFDVLRWWTDVISNPYEKGDGRAMTFTHNFFKQLMWRSSKVHVWDELQLPPQEECVSWLSFSPIEEHFYQRQHETCVDDAREVVESFKDDVRKKRTADSSSSDSLTERYITNVEASKLFNSLLKLRQACCHPQVGSSGLRSLQKSPMTMEEILSVLIGKTKVEGEEALRKLVVALNGLAGISMIKQDFPQAVLLYKEALDLVKEHRDDFRLDPLLNIHIHYNLAEALPLTDTISQEKSVSQNCEKVSASGVEEKDNDFIEKEEISGCNPCLGAVSDDLLNVPLSLLRNGETNPGIQPHVSLHIQLLRRSCEDLKQKFLSLFTSKLTIAQQEFRRSYEQVCEAFKKRKHQQSTWWLDALHHIEQNKDLSSVLTQKIGEALSGNLNKKSRIPACFRSLTTLKYYIQTGMDALEESRETLLDRLLKIDQTMENPREEDIALVRYCKKCNSNFDGPACTHCELDEIFQVYEARLFRLNKSNNGEVITSVEEAVNMQKKQSALNQFYWNLSREDKTSDYQDNGKKRELMEKVTVSKSPSDMEIALTIIRNNSRGFLGRDSISAARKQLDLLELLRKEYALARSLAVSQAHVLRAHDEIKMATSRLRLREDEDDKSIEALSPEELDMSSVENSGEKFLALDALSRIKGQLRYLKGLVQSTQKIEPKCVNASTVAEVIIPSENGFTRESCPVCQEQLGSQKMVFQCGHVTCCKCLFVMTERKLISPGKFNHDDRVICPSCRRATDFGNIAFADDRQDVKRHTYDKTETLITVQGSYSTKIEAVTRRILWISSTDPRVKFLVFSSWNDVLDVLQHAFAANNISFVRMKGGRKSQIAIRNFTGQKSNAIKSNKEAGDNTDTESPKVLLLLIQHGANGLNLLEAQHVIMVEPLLNPAAEAQAVGRVHRIGQEHKTLVHRFIVKDTVEESIYKLNKSRNTSSFISGNRKNQDQPCLTLKDVESLFRVAPAAKKEDETLAGSLSDLPASVAAAIAAERRLMEAER; this is encoded by the exons ATGGGTAGGAGGAAGCAGATTCGGCCACGTAGAACTGGGGGAGCGGTAGAAGCACCGCCTTCTGAATCAGAATTCAACAAAGATGGCGCAGCGCATCACGGAAAGGATGGATTGGCTGCAGCTGAAGAACCGTTTTTTGTCGAAATTGATAAGTCTAGTTGGGGTTGTGTGGAGCATTACGATATCTCTGAAATTGTTTTGATGAATTTGGCGGTGAGTGAGGAGTTTTGCGGCTATAAGCTGTCTGAGGAGTTTTACAGCGATTCTAATTGCTTCTTGaggtttaaattgagcaatgTGAATGAGCATCTCGTTCGTATGAAATTAGGGAATTGGCCGGTTTTGCGGGAGAGTGACATATGCCTGCAGTTTGTGATGAAACGCACGGTTGAGGAAGCGGATACGGATGTGGTGGTGGCGTCCGGAACAGTTGATGGGAGTGATGAAGGAGTTACAGGGCTTGTGCATTTGGCTAGTTTGAAATACTTGGCAGTTAGGCCGGTTTTAGGAGTTGAGTTTTCGAAAGGGTTGCCATCCGTGTCTCTCCGGGTTGAGATTCTAGGGAGTGTGTTTGATGAGTGTGAATCCCTCCTCGATAATACGAGGCAGCTCTGGAAGAAAAGTATGATGAATGTTATGGCGTGGCTGCGGCCAGAAGTTATGACTTCGGAGGCTAGATATGGATATAATGGTGTTACGAATATGGAAGCTGACGAGGTTCTTGTCTCTGATGGTGATGCTCAATCATCAAGACAACAAGTAAAGTTTGAAGTCTCTAGCTTTTATGAAGCTATTAAGCCATCAAA GGACGCACCAATGCTGGAGGATAACCTTCCAGGCTTGCTCCCTGAACTACGACCATACCAGCGTCGTGCAGCTTACTGGATGGTCAAGAGAGAAAAAGGTGATTTTGAGCATTTAGGTGGCAAAGAAAGAAGTCAGATTATAGCTCCTCTATGTATGCCTCTAAATTTGATCGACACATCCAGAAGAATTTATTACAATCCTTTTAG TGGAAACGTCTCATTACATGGTACCTGCTCCCCATCATATGTTTCTGGAGGGATTCTCGCTG ATGAGATGGGCCTTGGGAAAACTATTGAGGTGCTCTCTTGTATATTCGCTTATCAAATGCCATTGTCTGAAGCTGCTACTAATTCGGATAACCCAATGCAAGTTGAAAGATCTCAAAAGTGTAACTTGAAAAGACTGAAAAGGGAGCGGGTCGAGTGCTTATGTGGTGCTGTTACGGAGAGCTACAAGTATAAAGGCATGTGGGTGCAATGTGACGTTTGTGATGCCTGGCAACATGCTGATTGTGTTGGGTATTCAGTTAAAAGAAAAGGTTCAAAATCTCGAGGAGCTGATGCTGGAGAAAAATGCCAGGAGGTCTCAGTCGGAAACTCGAGGAAGAGTAGGAAAAGAAAGAAGGATGCTGAAGTAGTGGAAATGGATAAAGAGCACATATGTCAGACATGCTCTTCCCTGATGCAGGCCATAGAATCTCCAATTGCTGCAGGTGCAACTCTTATCGTTTGTCCAACTCCAATATTGCTCCAGTGGCATGCTGAAATTCTTCG ACATACAAATCCTGGATCTTTGAGAATATGCATATATGGAGGAGTTAAACAGACATCCTTCTCCGATGAACCTGTTATTGACTTAGATGAACTTCTAAGTGCTGACATTGTCTTGACAACTTATGATGTTCTAAAAGAGGATTTGCCACATGATTCTGAGAGACATGAAGGGGATCGGCGCTTTATGAGATACAAGAAGAG ATACCCAGTTGTTCCAACTCTTCTGACCAGAGTTTTATGGTGGAGAATATGTTTGGATGAAGCTCAAATGGTGGAGGGCAATGCTGCTGCAGCAACAGAGCTGGCATTACGTCTACATGCAAAACATCGTTGGTGCATAACAGGGACCCCCATACAACGGAAACTTGACGATCTATATGGGCTTTTGAGATTCCTTGGATCAAGTCCTTTTGATGTTCTCCGATGGTGGACTGATGTTATATCTAATCCATATGAG AAGGGAGATGGTAGAGCTATGACTTTCACACACAACTTCTTCAAGCAACTTATGTGGAGGTCTTCGAAAGTTCATGTTTGGGATGAATTACAACTTCCACCTCAGGAGGAATGTGTCTCTTGGCTCTCTTTTTCACCAATTGAAGAGCACTTCTACCAGAGACAACATGAAACTTGCGTGGATGATGCCCGTGAAGTTGTTGAAAGCTTTAAGGATGATGTCAGAAAGAAAAGAACAGCAG ATTCCTCGTCATCTGATTCCTTAACTGAACGTTACATCACCAACGTGGAAGCTTCCAAGCTTTTTAACTCACTCCTAAAGCTTCGCCAAGCTTGCTGTCATCCTCAAGTTGGAAGTTCTGGTCTACGCTCTTTGCAGAAGTCTCCCATGACCATGGAAGAGATATTGTCG GTTCTTATTGGAAAGACAAAGGTAGAAGGCGAGGAAGCCCTCAGGAAACTAGTTGTTGCATTGAACGGACTTGCTGGTATATCAATGATCAAGCAAGATTTTCCACAAGCTGTATTATTATATAAAGAGGCACTGGATTTAGTTAAGGAGCACCGTGATGATTTCCGCTTGGATCCTCTGTTGAATATTCACATTCATTATAACCTTGCTGAAGCATTACCCCTCACTGATACTATCTCACAGGAGAAGTCTGTTTCACAAAATTGTGAGAAAGTTTCAGCATCTGGTGTTGAAGAGAAAGATAATGATTTTATTGAAAAGGAAGAAATTAGTGGATGTAATCCCTGTTTGGGAGCTGTATCTGATGATTTACTTAATGTTCCGTTGAGCTTATTGAGAAATGGTGAAACAAATCCTGGCATTCAGCCTCATGTTTCACTACATATTCAATTGTTGAGAAGATCTTGCGAGGATCTAAAACAAAAATTCTTGTCGTTGTTTACTTCAAAGTTAACCATTGCTCAACAAGAGTTCAGGAGGTCATATGAACAGGTCTGCGAAGCTTTTAAAAAAAGGAAGCATCAGCAATCAACTTGGTGGCTGGATGCCTTGCATCACATTGAACAAAACAAGGATTTATCTAGTGTGTTGACACAGAAAATAGGAGAAGCGCTTTCTGGGAATTTGAACAAGAAATCAAGGATTCCAGCCTG CTTCCGCAGCTTAACAACTCTAAAATATTACATTCAAACTGGTATGGATGCATTGGAAGAGTCAAGAGAAACTTTACTTGATAGACTCTTGAAAATTGACCAAACAATGGAAAATCCAAGAGAAGAGGACATTGCACTGGTGAGATACTGTAAGAAGTGCAATTCTAACTTTGATGGCCCTGCATGCACGCATTGCGAGTTGGATGAAATATTTCAG GTTTATGAAGCTAGGCTGTTCCGTCTTAACAAAAGTAATAACGGGGAGGTGATTACCTCAGTAGAAGAGGCAGTGAATATGCAAAAAAAGCAATCTGCTCTGAATCAGTTCTACTGGAACTTGTCACGAGAAGACAAGACTTCTGATTACCAAGACAATGGAAAGAAGAGGGAATTGATGGAGAAAGTGACG GTCTCTAAGTCGCCTTCTGATATGGAGATTGCACTGACAATAATCAGAAACAACTCCAGGGGATTCTTAGGAAGAGACAGCATTTCAGCCGCCAGAAAGCAGCTTGATCTTCTTGAA TTACTTCGCAAGGAGTATGCTCTAGCAAGGTCCTTGGCTGTCTCTCAGGCACATGTTCTGCGTGCTCATGATGAAATAAAGATGGCTACCTCAAGGTTGCGCCTTAGAGAAGATGAGGATGATAAGTCTATTGAGGCTTTAAGTCCAGAAGAGCTGGATATGTCTAGTGTTGAAAATTCTGGTGAAAAATTTCTAGCTTTGGATGCATTGTCACGTATAAAAGGACAGCTAAGGTATTTAAAG GGTTTAGTACAATCTACGCAGAAAATCGAGCCAAAATGTGTTAATGCTTCAACTGTGGCTGAAGTAATAATACCTTCAGAAAATGGATTCACTAGAGAATCATGCCCAGTTTGTCAAGAGCAGCTTGGTAGTCAAAAAATGGTGTTTCAATGTGGCCATGTCACTTGTTGTAAAT GTTTATTTGTGATGACGGAGAGAAAGCTGATTTCACCTGGTAAATTTAATCATGATGATAGGGTAATATGCCCATCATGCCGGCGTGCCACTGATTTCGGAAATATTGCATTTGCTGATGATAGACAGGATGTAAAACGCCACACTTATGACAAAACTGAAACTCTTATTACTGTCCAAGGTTCATACAGTACGAAG ATTGAAGCGGTGACAAGGAGAATTTTGTGGATCAGCTCTACAGATCCCCGGGTAAAGTTTCTTGTTTTTTCCAGTTGGAATGACGTCCTTGATGTGTTACAGCATGCCTTTGCTGCCAACAACATAAGCTTTGTCAGGATGAAAGGAGGAAG GAAATCACAAATTGCTATCAGAAACTTCACAGGACAGAAGAGCAATGCTATAAAAAGCAATAAGGAGGCAGGGGATAATACAGATACCGAGTCCCCCAAAGTGCTGCTACTCTTAATCCAACATGGAGCGAATGGGCTAAATCTTTTGGAAGCTCAGCATGTAATTATGGTAGAGCCGCTGCTTAATCCAGCAGCTGAAGCACAAGCAGTTGGTAGAGTGCACCGGATCGGACAGGAGCATAAAACACTCGTGCATCGTTTCATC GTGAAAGACACCGTTGAGGAAAGCATATATAAACTGAATAAGAGTAGGAATACGAGTTCATTTATCAGTGGGAATCGCAAGAACCAAGATCAACCTTGTTTAACGCTCAAGGACGTGGAGTCCCTTTTCAGAGTAGCGCCTGCTGCCAAGAAAGAAGACGAGACACTGGCTGGAAGCTTGAGTGATCTTCCAGCTTCGGTTGCTGCTGCCATTGCGGCCGAAAGAAGATTAATGGAGGCAGAAAGATAG
- the LOC121761900 gene encoding transcription elongation factor TFIIS-like has translation MEKELTELFESVKRAADGAENSPAEVDRCVDALKQLKKFPVNYQVLVSTQVGKRLRQLTKHRSGKIKALASDVVEIWKAIVVKETMKNKKNGNSENGDSTKTESRPEADEAKNFQRTNSMKSENSPAPKKLVVDNYDKSTKSGSSSSTKIEKAEVQKFSTSMQKPPPKLSSPVSCKDPVRDKVREILAEALCKVYSEADADLKQSIDQHDPNRVAVQVETAMFEKWGKSNGQHKFKYRSVMFNIKDQNNPDFRRKVLTEEFSPPEILELTPEQMASDARQMENEVIKQKAMFNTERAAAPKASTNEFRCGRCKKKECTYYQMQTRSADEPMTTFVTCVNCNNHWKFC, from the exons ATGGAGAAGGAGCTGACTGAGCTTTTCGAGTCTGTGAAGAGAGCTGCGGATGGGGCTGAGAACTCTCCCGCGGAGGTGGATCGATGCGTTGATGCATTAAAGCAACTCAAGAAGTTCCCTGTTAATTATCAAGTCCTTGTATCAACACAg GTGGGTAAACGTCTCCGCCAACTGACTAAACATAGAAGTGGCAAGATCAAAGCGCTGGCTTCTGATGTGGTTGAGATTTGGAAAGCCATAGTTGTCAAAGAAACAATGAAAAACAAGAAGAATGGCAATAGTGAAAATGGTGATTCGACGAAAACCGAGTCTCGTCCAGAAGCTGATGAGGCGAAGAATTTCCAAAGGACAAACTCAATGAAATCTGAAAACTCTCCAGCGCCTAAGAAATTGGTGGTGGACAATTATGATAAGTCCACAAAGTCAGGAAGTTCCTCCAGCACCAAAATTGAGAAAGCCGAAGTCCAGAAATTCAGTACTTCAATGCAAAAACCACCGCCAAAACTGTCTTCTCCTGTATCCTGCAAAGACCCAGTGAGGGACAAAGTCCGGGAAATTCTGGCAGAAGCATTGTGCAAAGTATATAGTGAGGCTGACGCAGATTTGAAACAAAGCATTGATCAACACGACCCAAACCGAGTTGCTGTTCAAGTGGAGACCGCCATGTTTGAGAAATGGGGCAAGTCCAATGGCCAGCACAAGTTCAAGTACAGGTCGGTGATGTTCAACATCAAGGATCAAAACAACCCAGATTTCCGGAGGAAAGTCCTGACCGAGGAGTTCTCACCCCCAGAGATTCTGGAACTGACACCCGAGCAAATGGCTAGTGACGCAAGGCAGATGGAGAACGAAGTGATTAAGCAGAAGGCGATGTTCAACACCGAACGAGCAGCTGCACCGAAAGCTAGCACGAACGAGTTCAGATGCGGCCGGTGCAAGAAGAAGGAATGCACTTACTATCAGATGCAGACGAGGAGTGCGGATGAGCCCATGACTACGTTTGTCACCTGTGTAAACTGCAACAACCACTGGAAGTTCTGCTGA